Below is a genomic region from Desulfovibrio intestinalis.
ACGCAGCCGACGTTCTGGACGAGCTGGACGAGGACCACCGCGACGCTCTGCTGGAAAAGCTGACCCGCGAAGATTCCGACGAACTGCGCAGCCTGCTCAATTTCGACCCGGATTCCGCTGGCGGTGTCATGAACACCGAGCTCATCCTGCTGGAAGGCAACCAGACTGTGGATGAGGCCATTGCGCATATTCGCGCTGAGATGTCTGAAAAAGAAAGCCCTTATTACGGCTATGTGGTAGATTCGCACGACGTGCTTGTAGGCGTGCTTTCCTTGCGCGACCTTATGCTGGCCCGCCCCGGCACTATTGTGGGCGACGCGGTATCCGGGCAAAGCGTTATCAGCGTTACCTACGATACTGACAGACGTGAAGTGGCCAGCCTGCTCTCGCACTACAATTTCATGGCCATGCCTGTTGTGGACAATGACGGGCATATCATGGGTGTTATCACCTATGACGATATTATGGACATCATGCACGAAGAGGCCAGCGCTGACATGCTGGGCATGGTGGGCGCTGACCCGGAAGAAAGCGTGGACACGCCCTGGAAAGAAAGCGTGCGCAAGCGCCTGCCCTGGCTCTTTGTGAACATGTTCAACTCGGCCCTGTCAGCTTCGGTAGTGTATATGTTCGAGGGCAGCATAGCCGAAATGGCCGTGCTGGCCGTGCTCATGCCTATGGTGGCCAATCAGGCGGGCAATACGGGGCAGCAGGCTCTGGCCGTTATGATTCGCCAGTTGGCCACAGACCGTTTTGACCAGAAAAAAGCCTGGATGGCCGTTGTGCGCGAAGGCAAGATTGGCCTTGTCACTGGTGTCGTTATGGCTATTACAGCCTTTATCGGCGCGTGGATGTTCACGGGTGTGGCGGCCATTGGCGCTGTTATGGGCGGGGCGCTCATGTGCGATATGCTGCTGGGGGCCATCTCTGGCGGTTCTATACCTCTTATTTTTCGCGCCCTTGGGCGTGACCCCGCGCATGCTTCCAGTATTTTTCTCACCACAATCACAGACGGCGCAGGCTTTTTCATTTTTCTCGGGCTGGCATCACTCTTTTTATTGTAGCTCTGCACAACCTGAATCGCCCGTTGCAGGCAGTCTGTCTTTATGCTGGCAGGCGGCAATTGCGAAGCCGGGAGACTGGACAGGCATATGGCACAGGCGCAACATGAAATTTGCCGCATTTTGCTGGTAGATGACCACAAACTGCTGATGGAAGGCGTGCGCAGCCTGCTGGCTCCCTACGCTCATCTGCGGGTAGTGGGTATGGCGCTTTCAGGTGGAGAAGCCGTGGCTCTGGCCGCATCCTTGGCTCCGCACCTTATGGTTCTGGACTTGGGCATGCCCGGCATGAACGGTGTTGAAACAGCTCGCGCCGTGCTCGAAGTACGCCCTGGAACACGCATTCTTATTTATACCGGGCATGAGGATCAGCGCTGGCTGCCGGAACTTCTTGATATCGGCATCATGGGCCATGTGCGCAAATCTGAACAGCCGGGTGTGCTTTTGCGCGCCATTGAAAGTGTGCGCCAGGGTGAAATATTCCTGAGTTTTTCCGACCCCGGGGGGCGTCTGGCGGCCCTGTTGCGAGAGCGCCGTCAGGCCGCAGATGATTTTGGCGGCGAAGGGGCTGGCGACCTGAGTGCTCTTTCGCCTCGGGAAAAGGAAATATTCCGCCTTCTGGCAGACGGCCAGAGCATCAAGGCCATTGCTGGCGATCTGCACATAAGCCCCAAAACCGTTGAAACCCACAAGTATAACCTGCTCACCAAGCTGCAGGCCGGATCTGTGGGGGATCTGGTCAAGATTGCCATCCGCCACGGTCTGCTCAAGGTCTGACGTATTTTCAAAGTTGAAGGGCTCTGGGCAGTGCCGTCAAAAAGGCCTTTTCAGCTCTTTGTGCTTCGAATTTCTTCTTATTATTCCGGTCGAATATCTCCAAAGTACATTCTCTACATAACAGCCCAGTTCTTCTTGATATAACAAGACTTCATCTGGCAATGACTGCCTGGAATTCGCAATATATTGTGCCGAGCAGGCCGATTTGCATTGGCTGTTTTTTGCCTTCAATAAGGGCAAATGACGTCGCCGCCGTCAAATTACCTCTTCCACTATTCCCTCTGATTCCCCGCCGTGCACGGTTTTCAGCCGGGCCTGCAATCCGTGTGTCTGCCTGGGGAAAATCCTTAGAACTTTCTTTCACAAATCAGGATTCTCCCGATGGTGTGGGCAGGCTGCCCAGCCTAGTCTTGCCCTAACCGAAAAAACAAATGCGTCGGTCAAGGGCGCAAGGGGGAGACAATGGCCTGTGTTTTTCGTGAATACCTCAAAAGAGGCGCAAGGGACTATGCGGCAATGCTCGTGCTGTTGCCCGTCATGCTTTTTCTGCTTTTAGCCGCACCAATGGCGGCCTTGGCCCAGAATGGGGATCAGGTCCAACCCGCTGCACAGAGTTCGGCTCCTGCTTCCAGTTCCGCTGACGTTGTGGCTCCCGCCACAGCTGCTCCGGCGGATGCGGCAGCCCTTCAGACCGCGCAACCCACTGCACAGGCTGCTGACATGGCCCCGGTGGATAACCATCCCTGGTGGTTCTGGCCCCTTGCTTTGCTGGGGTTCTGCTTCATTCTTGGCATAATTGCCGTTATGGCCGGGGTAGGCGGCGGCGTGCTTTTTGTGCCGCTGGTTAGCGGCTTCTTCCCCTTCCATCTAGACTTCGTGCGCGGTGCTGGTCTGCTGGTTGCTCTGGCAGGCGCATTGGCTGCTGGTCCCGGTTTGCTGCGTCGTAATTTCGCAAATTTGCGCCTGGCTCTCCCCGTGGCGCTGATCGCGTCTGCCTGCGCCATTGTGGGCGCCATGCTGGGGCTGGCCCTGCCCACGCATATCATTCAGACCTGCCTTGGCGGTACCATTTTAGCCATCGCCGTGCTCTTGTTGCTTTCCAAAAACTCCGTTCGGCCCGTGGTGAACAAGCAGGATGCCATTAGTGTGGCCCTGGGCATGGATGGAGTTTTTCTTGAGCCCAGCACAGGTGAAGTGGTGGAATGGAAAACCCACCGCACGCTGGCGGGCCTTCTGCTCTTTATTGTTATTGGTATTATGGCGGGTATGTTCGGCCTTGGAGCCGGATGGGCCAACGTGCCGGTGCTCAACCTGCTCATGGGCGCGCCGCTCAAGGTAAGTGTGGGCACATCCAAGTTCCTTCTTTCCATTACGGATACTTCCGCTGCCTGGGTTTACCTTAATCAGGGCTGCGTTATTCCCCTTATGGCAATTCCCTCCATTGTGGGTCTCATGCTCGGTTCAGTGGTCGGTGTGCGCCTGCTTGCCGTGGCCAAGCCCAAATTCATCCGCTACATGGTGATTTTTGTGCTTCTTTTCTCCGGCGTCAAAGCCCTCATGAAGGGCCTGGGCTGGTAGTTTTCGCCCGGACTGGACTTTTTGGGAGGATAGTATGAATACTATGGATGTTAAGAACGAAATCAAGGCTTCACCGGCGCAACTGCGCTATGCTGATACGCTGTTCTACGGTTCACTCATCGGCTTTGTGACGATGCTGATCACGTATGCGCTCTATGTGTTTGGCGTGCTTGAACCGCAGATTCCCCTTGATGAAATGCCGCGCCTGTGGACGCACAGCGCTGCCGCCTACCGTGCTGCCGGAAATATTCCTCAGGGCTGGGGCTGGCTTGCTCTCGTAGGTAAAGGCGATATATGCAACTTTTTGGGCATAGCCTTTCTAGCGGCCCTGACGATCTTCTGCTTTGTGCAGCTTGCCTGGAGCTTGGCCCGGCGCAAGCAGTGGCTCATGATGTGTATTGCCATTGCTGAAGTGCTGGTACTGAGTTTGGCTGCGTCCGGCGTTCTGGTAGCTGGGGCGCATTAGCCCGCTCACCAAGGTCTGCGCTGCGGAAACGCACGTCTGAAGCACCTCAGAGCGCCTTGCGGCGCAGACCTCGGAGGAACCATGTTTGCCGTCATAAAAAACACGTTCGCGCATTTGCTGGAAGTGCCCGAGGCCGTATCCCCGGCCCGGTACCGCTCTCTCCGGCGGCTTATGACCATGCTTATGGTGGTGGTGTCTGTAACGCCGCTGCTTTTGCTCTCGGGCATAAGCCATGTGCAGTATACCAGAACTCTGGAACGCGAGATGGAAAGTCCCATCTATGCGTTGGCCCGCAAGTCTCAAGCGGCGCTGGAGCTTTATCTGGGCGAACGTGAATCCACAGTTAGCTTTATCGCCCATGCTTATACTTTTAAGGATCTGGCGGATGAGCGCACTCTCAACAGGGTGTTCCTGTCACTGAGAAGTGAATTTCAGGGCTTTGTGGATATGGGGCTGGTAAATTCCGAGGGCATGCAGATTTCCTACATAGGGCCGTACAAGCTCAAGGGCGTGGACTATGCGGGCAAGCCCTGGCTGCGTGAAACAGAGATCAAGAGCCGTTATCTGAGCAATGTTTTTCTGGGGTACCGCGGCTATCCGCATATGGTCATAGCCGTTCACAGAATGGAAGAAAGCGGCCTTTCGTGGACCTTGCGGGTGGCGGTCGATACTTTGCGCCTGCAACAGGTGCTCTCCGCTGTGGGGCCGGAACAGGATACCGACGTTTTTCTTGTAGACAGAGAGGGAGTCTTGCAGACAGACTCCCACCTTTACGGCAAAGCTCTGGATCCCTGCCCCCTGCCCGTACCTCAGGCTACCGCTGAAACAGTTGTGCGCACCGTGACCGAACCGTCCGGGCGTAAACTTATGGTTGCCTCGTGCGGGCTGGCTGGCACGGATTTTACGCTGCTGGCGGTCAAACCTGTGGCTGATGCCTTCCGTCCCTGGACGGCTTTGCGCACCGAGCTGCTGCTTGTTCTTTGCGGTGGTGTGGCCCTTATCGTTCTGGTGTCGCAACTGCTCATGAAGCAACTCGTCAACAGGCTGCAGGCCAGTGACGAGCGCCGTGTGGCAGTTTTCGCCCAGATGGAGCACAACCAGAAGCTTTCTTCCATTGGCAGACTGGCAGCCGGGGTGGCCCACGAGGTAAACAACCCGTTGGCGGTCATTTATGAAAAAGCTGGCCTGGCGCGTGATCTCATCAACATGGGCAAGGTGTGCGAAGAGAGCAAGGACAAGGAAAGGCTTAATTCGTTGCTGGAAGGCATTGAAAGCACAGTAGAAAGGGCGCGTGGCATTACTCACAGGCTGTTGGGCTTCGCCCGGCGAATGGAGGCCAACAGGCAGAGCCTGCACATTGAAGAAGTCATTACTGAAACGCTGTCTTTTCTTGAGCGTGAAGCCAAAAACAGGGGCGTAAAGTTGGAGATGGATCTGGCCGCCAACCTGCCCGAAATTGTATCAGATCGTGGTCAATTGCAGCAGATTTTTTTGAATATTGTGGGCAACGCTCTGGATGCTGTGACGGGCTGCCCGCTTCCCAGCGACACCAAGGACGGGCAGCAACGCTTTGTGAAAGTGCAATGCGTTCCGGCGGGAGAATGCGCGCTTGAAGTGACCGTGCGCGATAATGGCAAAGGCATGCCTCAGGAAGTGTTGCGACATATCTTTGAGCCGTTCTATTCTACCAAAAAAGATAAGGGCACGGGGCTTGGCATGTTTATCACCTACGGCATTGTGCGCCGGCTTGGCGGTGAAATCTTCGTGGAGAGCGAAGAAGGCCGCGGCAGCACAGTGCGTGTAACCCTGCCCCTGACCCCGCCCGACGGCTCTGTGGAGGTATAGAAATGGCGCTGCGCATACTTCTTGCTGATGACGAAAAAGACTTTGTGGAAACCCTTGCGGAAAGACTTGAATTGCGCGGGCACAGCGTGCGTGTGGTTTTTGACGGCATTGCTGCCCTGAATGCCGCCGCTGAAGATACGCCCGATGTGGTGGTGCTAGATTTGCTTATGCCCGGTCTGCCTGGCGATGAAGTCTTGCGCCGCCTCAAAAATGTTCAGCCCGGTCTGCCCATAATTCTGCTCACTGGGCATGAAGTTGTGGATGACACGGGCTTGTCCCCAGTTTGCCAGGCCTATGCCTGCCTTACCAAGCCATTGAGTTTCAACGTATTTCTTGAAACTTTGGAATCCGCCGTTCGCGAAGGCCGCGCGGCCGAGTCCCGCCAAGGAGGCCGTTCATGAATACCAGTCAATGCACGGCACGCCTCTTGGCCTCGGCAGTACACGACATGCGCAACGTGCTTGCGGTGATTCGCGAGTCTGCCGGGCTTGCGCAAGATCTGGCCGCACTGGCAGACGCTTCTGGCAGTGGAAAAACCGGGGGCAATAGTGATGCAGCCGCCGGGCAGCAAAGGCTTGGGTTAGCACTGACCGAAGTGCAGCGTTCAGTGGGGCAGGGAGCAGCCTTGGCGGAAGCTATGGATTACCTGGCTCAATCTGGCGGTGCGGAAAGCGGCGAGCATGGCGGCCCCTGCGATCTTGTTCGCGTTAACCGCAGTTTTTGCCTGTTGGCAGCGCGGCAGGCCCGCGCGGCCCAGATAAACCTTGTAAGCGGCGAAAGCGCAGAACCTGTTTGGGCGGCGGTGCCCCCAATGGATGTGCTGCGCGCCCTGCTTGAAATTTTCGACCTTTGTGCTTCCGTTGGCGGTCAGGTGCAGCTGCGCTTTACCGCCGGGCGACGGCAGAAGGAAGAAGGCATTGTGGTGGAAGTGCTGGAAGGGGCCAATCGTGAGCTGGCCCTGGCTGCCATGACAGGCAGCCCCATGCTCAGCGGTATGCGCCCCGGCTGGCGGGCAGCGCTCATGCCGTGGCGTGAACAGGGACCGCGCTTCTTTCTTTCACTTTCCGCCTGCGATTCAGATGCAGCATAACCTGCTCCGGCATGTGCCAGGGCCTTCAAGGAGAACTCCATGACCAAGGAAGACATCAAGATCCTGCTGGTGGACGATGAAAAACAATTCGTGGACACGCTGGCCGAGCGTCTTGCCATGCGCGGTTTTGCCGCCAGAGTGGCTTACGACGGGCCTGAAGCACTGCGTGCTGTTGAACATGCCACGGACGTTATCGTGCTCGACCTGCGCATGCCCGGCATGGACGGTTTTGAAGTGCTGCGCAATGTGAAGAAAAGCAATCCGCAGGTGCAGGTCATCATCCTGACCGGGCACGGCGGTGATGCCGAAGAACAGACCGCCTACCGCATGGGCGCTTACAACTTCCTGCGCAAACCTATGGATATTGACGAACTGCTCAGCAGCATCCGTATGGCTTACCGGGACAAGCTGGAAAATGCCATGGTGGCAGTGTCATTGGCTGAAGGCGGCGACTTTGATTCCGCCCGCGATGTGCTGAACGAAAAGGATATCCTGCAAGATCACGAAAAATAGACAAATGGCGGCGGCCTGATAGGGCCGCTCTATGGGAGCGTCCATGCGCGTGTTGATTGTTGACGACGAACTGGCTTTTGCCGGGCCTTTGGCTCAGCGCTTGGGCCTGCGCGGCATGGAAACGCGCACGGCCCACGATGCCAACGAAGCCTTGAATATCTTGCACGCGTGGCCTGCTGAGCTGGTGTTTCTTGACGTGGGCCTGCCCGGCATGGACGGTGTGGCCCTACTCAAGATCATACGCGAAAAGCACCCGCAAACTGACGTGGTCATGCTTTCCGGCGCGGCAGATATGGGGAAGGCCGTGCAGGCCATGCGACGAGGGGCTTTCAACTGGCTCTCCAAGCCTGTGGACATCGAGCAGGTGCTGGAAGAATGCCACAAGGCGCGTGAGCGGGCAGCCGTGCGGCAAGAAGCTGCCCGTCTGGCAGAAGCCGCGCGCTGGCGCAGCCTGGGCCGAGTGGCAGAAGGTGTAGCCCACGAAGTGAACAACCCGCTGAAT
It encodes:
- the mgtE gene encoding magnesium transporter — protein: MADYKDKQHTGAEEGMEREETRGIQPAASLTDPQSSAFVKSATVNAVSCKNDRTEAASTGSGYAEDYADAISDASSGVERDLDAVPPVSNPIKAGTPTAHPASSSSDSIDEEYDPELMDQEFIHPADMADHLENMSLERQVSTLVRMPKEDAAEALAELDGNMAVDVLENLDTDVAAQIIAEMSPDDAADVLDELDEDHRDALLEKLTREDSDELRSLLNFDPDSAGGVMNTELILLEGNQTVDEAIAHIRAEMSEKESPYYGYVVDSHDVLVGVLSLRDLMLARPGTIVGDAVSGQSVISVTYDTDRREVASLLSHYNFMAMPVVDNDGHIMGVITYDDIMDIMHEEASADMLGMVGADPEESVDTPWKESVRKRLPWLFVNMFNSALSASVVYMFEGSIAEMAVLAVLMPMVANQAGNTGQQALAVMIRQLATDRFDQKKAWMAVVREGKIGLVTGVVMAITAFIGAWMFTGVAAIGAVMGGALMCDMLLGAISGGSIPLIFRALGRDPAHASSIFLTTITDGAGFFIFLGLASLFLL
- a CDS encoding response regulator — protein: MAQAQHEICRILLVDDHKLLMEGVRSLLAPYAHLRVVGMALSGGEAVALAASLAPHLMVLDLGMPGMNGVETARAVLEVRPGTRILIYTGHEDQRWLPELLDIGIMGHVRKSEQPGVLLRAIESVRQGEIFLSFSDPGGRLAALLRERRQAADDFGGEGAGDLSALSPREKEIFRLLADGQSIKAIAGDLHISPKTVETHKYNLLTKLQAGSVGDLVKIAIRHGLLKV
- a CDS encoding sulfite exporter TauE/SafE family protein, with amino-acid sequence MACVFREYLKRGARDYAAMLVLLPVMLFLLLAAPMAALAQNGDQVQPAAQSSAPASSSADVVAPATAAPADAAALQTAQPTAQAADMAPVDNHPWWFWPLALLGFCFILGIIAVMAGVGGGVLFVPLVSGFFPFHLDFVRGAGLLVALAGALAAGPGLLRRNFANLRLALPVALIASACAIVGAMLGLALPTHIIQTCLGGTILAIAVLLLLSKNSVRPVVNKQDAISVALGMDGVFLEPSTGEVVEWKTHRTLAGLLLFIVIGIMAGMFGLGAGWANVPVLNLLMGAPLKVSVGTSKFLLSITDTSAAWVYLNQGCVIPLMAIPSIVGLMLGSVVGVRLLAVAKPKFIRYMVIFVLLFSGVKALMKGLGW
- a CDS encoding DUF1634 domain-containing protein, whose amino-acid sequence is MNTMDVKNEIKASPAQLRYADTLFYGSLIGFVTMLITYALYVFGVLEPQIPLDEMPRLWTHSAAAYRAAGNIPQGWGWLALVGKGDICNFLGIAFLAALTIFCFVQLAWSLARRKQWLMMCIAIAEVLVLSLAASGVLVAGAH
- a CDS encoding sensor histidine kinase — protein: MFAVIKNTFAHLLEVPEAVSPARYRSLRRLMTMLMVVVSVTPLLLLSGISHVQYTRTLEREMESPIYALARKSQAALELYLGERESTVSFIAHAYTFKDLADERTLNRVFLSLRSEFQGFVDMGLVNSEGMQISYIGPYKLKGVDYAGKPWLRETEIKSRYLSNVFLGYRGYPHMVIAVHRMEESGLSWTLRVAVDTLRLQQVLSAVGPEQDTDVFLVDREGVLQTDSHLYGKALDPCPLPVPQATAETVVRTVTEPSGRKLMVASCGLAGTDFTLLAVKPVADAFRPWTALRTELLLVLCGGVALIVLVSQLLMKQLVNRLQASDERRVAVFAQMEHNQKLSSIGRLAAGVAHEVNNPLAVIYEKAGLARDLINMGKVCEESKDKERLNSLLEGIESTVERARGITHRLLGFARRMEANRQSLHIEEVITETLSFLEREAKNRGVKLEMDLAANLPEIVSDRGQLQQIFLNIVGNALDAVTGCPLPSDTKDGQQRFVKVQCVPAGECALEVTVRDNGKGMPQEVLRHIFEPFYSTKKDKGTGLGMFITYGIVRRLGGEIFVESEEGRGSTVRVTLPLTPPDGSVEV
- a CDS encoding response regulator transcription factor codes for the protein MALRILLADDEKDFVETLAERLELRGHSVRVVFDGIAALNAAAEDTPDVVVLDLLMPGLPGDEVLRRLKNVQPGLPIILLTGHEVVDDTGLSPVCQAYACLTKPLSFNVFLETLESAVREGRAAESRQGGRS
- a CDS encoding sensor histidine kinase, which translates into the protein MNTSQCTARLLASAVHDMRNVLAVIRESAGLAQDLAALADASGSGKTGGNSDAAAGQQRLGLALTEVQRSVGQGAALAEAMDYLAQSGGAESGEHGGPCDLVRVNRSFCLLAARQARAAQINLVSGESAEPVWAAVPPMDVLRALLEIFDLCASVGGQVQLRFTAGRRQKEEGIVVEVLEGANRELALAAMTGSPMLSGMRPGWRAALMPWREQGPRFFLSLSACDSDAA
- a CDS encoding response regulator, with amino-acid sequence MTKEDIKILLVDDEKQFVDTLAERLAMRGFAARVAYDGPEALRAVEHATDVIVLDLRMPGMDGFEVLRNVKKSNPQVQVIILTGHGGDAEEQTAYRMGAYNFLRKPMDIDELLSSIRMAYRDKLENAMVAVSLAEGGDFDSARDVLNEKDILQDHEK